Proteins encoded in a region of the Psychromicrobium lacuslunae genome:
- a CDS encoding ABC transporter ATP-binding protein, whose product MATVTFDNATRLYPGTEKPAVDKLNIEIADGEFLVLVGPSGCGKSTSLRMLAGLEDVNAGRILIGDRDVTDMPPKDRDIAMVFQNYALYPHMTVADNMGFALKIAGVSKEERAQRVREAAKLLDLEPYLDRKPKALSGGQRQRVAMGRAIVRNPQVFLMDEPLSNLDAKLRVQTRTQIASLTRRLGVTTVYVTHDQVEAMTMGDRVAVLKDGILQQVDTPRNLYDRPQNVFVAGFIGSPAMNLLELPTVDGGVKFGGVVYPVKREVLDDAAGNTVTLGVRPEDLETDPSGEGLPVEVDVVEELGADAYVYGHTTLDGKDHDIVARVDGRRPPMKGETVHVRPQQGHVHLFDSSSGLRLGD is encoded by the coding sequence GTGGCTACAGTTACTTTTGATAACGCAACTCGTTTGTACCCGGGCACTGAAAAGCCCGCTGTTGACAAGCTCAACATTGAAATCGCCGATGGCGAGTTCCTGGTTCTGGTCGGCCCCTCTGGCTGCGGTAAGTCCACCTCATTGCGGATGTTGGCAGGGCTTGAGGATGTCAACGCCGGCCGTATTCTGATCGGTGACCGCGATGTCACCGATATGCCGCCAAAGGATCGCGATATTGCGATGGTCTTCCAGAACTACGCGCTCTACCCGCATATGACGGTGGCGGATAATATGGGCTTCGCGCTCAAGATCGCTGGCGTCAGCAAGGAAGAGCGGGCGCAGCGCGTGCGCGAAGCGGCCAAGCTGCTCGACCTCGAACCCTACCTGGACCGCAAGCCGAAGGCTCTCTCCGGTGGTCAGCGTCAGCGCGTCGCGATGGGCCGGGCTATTGTCCGTAACCCGCAAGTGTTCCTGATGGATGAGCCGCTTTCCAACTTGGATGCCAAGCTGCGTGTGCAGACTCGCACCCAGATCGCCTCGTTGACTCGTCGGCTGGGTGTCACCACCGTCTACGTGACCCACGACCAGGTCGAAGCCATGACGATGGGCGATCGCGTTGCGGTGCTCAAGGATGGCATCCTGCAGCAGGTGGATACGCCTCGTAATCTCTACGATCGCCCGCAGAACGTCTTCGTGGCAGGCTTCATCGGCTCCCCAGCGATGAACCTGCTTGAACTACCCACCGTCGACGGCGGCGTGAAGTTCGGCGGCGTGGTTTACCCGGTGAAGCGCGAAGTTCTCGATGATGCCGCGGGCAACACGGTAACCCTTGGTGTTCGCCCTGAGGATCTGGAAACTGACCCGAGCGGCGAAGGCTTGCCGGTCGAGGTCGATGTGGTGGAGGAACTCGGCGCCGACGCCTATGTCTACGGCCACACCACGCTAGACGGTAAGGATCACGATATCGTCGCCCGCGTCGATGGCCGCCGCCCACCGATGAAGGGCGAGACCGTGCACGTGCGGCCGCAACAAGGCCACGTTCATCTCTTCGACAGCAGCTCAGGTCTGCGTCTGGGAGACTAA
- the otsB gene encoding trehalose-phosphatase — MLSAALRSAVEEIAGTEQLLVAMDFDGTMSPLVPRAEDARALPENAAAFAALTELPRTSTALISGRALASLRMAAQPPQRTLLVGSHGAERWFGPAEPALELNAEQTKLLAAVSQIFDRVAGQYPGVTVEHKPAGVVLHTRQADERSAERAVALAEQALQTLPLAPHRGKQVLEASVLQVDKGQGLELLRERSSATALLFAGDDTTDENGFRALRAGDVGVKVGEGDTAAEFRIDSVAQTAELLQLLLAHRRNVLR; from the coding sequence ATGCTCAGCGCAGCGTTGCGGAGCGCCGTTGAAGAAATTGCAGGCACCGAACAACTATTGGTGGCGATGGATTTCGACGGCACCATGTCACCACTGGTTCCCCGAGCGGAGGACGCCCGGGCGCTCCCTGAGAACGCTGCGGCATTCGCTGCGCTCACCGAGCTTCCCCGCACCAGCACTGCGCTGATCTCCGGCAGAGCGCTGGCCAGCCTCCGAATGGCTGCTCAACCACCGCAGCGCACTCTGCTGGTCGGCAGCCACGGCGCAGAGCGCTGGTTTGGCCCAGCTGAACCAGCGCTTGAACTCAACGCCGAGCAAACAAAGCTATTGGCCGCCGTTAGCCAGATATTTGACCGGGTGGCTGGGCAATATCCAGGTGTCACAGTGGAGCACAAACCGGCCGGCGTCGTGCTGCACACCAGACAAGCAGACGAACGTAGTGCGGAGCGCGCGGTGGCTCTCGCAGAGCAGGCGCTGCAAACCTTGCCGCTCGCGCCCCACCGGGGCAAGCAGGTACTCGAAGCCTCGGTGCTTCAAGTCGATAAGGGCCAGGGTCTTGAATTGCTTCGTGAGCGGAGTTCCGCGACAGCTCTGCTTTTCGCTGGGGACGACACCACCGACGAGAACGGTTTTAGAGCCCTCCGAGCCGGCGACGTCGGGGTGAAAGTTGGTGAGGGCGATACCGCTGCGGAGTTTAGGATCGACTCGGTCGCACAAACCGCAGAGTTACTTCAACTGCTGCTGGCGCACCGACGTAACGTGCTGCGCTGA
- the otsA gene encoding alpha,alpha-trehalose-phosphate synthase (UDP-forming), with amino-acid sequence MPSNGKTKKNSKKFDFIVVSNRLPVDRIEGSGDTDRWRRSPGGLVTALAPVMGKSEGAWVGWHGAPDEELKAFTHDGMRLIPVALSAEEVELYYEGFANATLWPLYHDVIAPPEFHRTWWESYRTVNQRFADSVATSAAPGATVWVQDYQLQLVPKYLREARPDLRIGFFNHIPFPPLEIYAQLPWRRTILEGLLGADLIGFQRPNDASNFLRCVRRYVDVTVKQNEIQLDGRSARAEAFPISIDTGQISALAATPEVQQRAKQIRADLGNPKTVLLGVDRLDYTKGIRHRLKAFGELLEEGRLNVGDVTLIQVASPSRERVESYRTLREEVEGTVGRVNGTFDTIEHTAIRYLHHSYPLNEMVALYLAADVMLVTALRDGMNLVAKEYVATRANNDGALVLSEFTGAADQLRQALLVNPHDIDGLKDCIMAAITISPAESARRMRLMRRQILDHDVERWSQEFLQQLRNR; translated from the coding sequence ATGCCGTCTAACGGTAAAACCAAGAAAAATAGCAAGAAGTTCGATTTCATCGTGGTGTCAAACCGCTTGCCAGTAGACCGAATTGAAGGTTCCGGGGACACCGATAGGTGGCGACGCTCCCCTGGCGGACTCGTCACCGCCTTAGCCCCCGTAATGGGAAAGTCCGAAGGTGCCTGGGTCGGCTGGCATGGCGCACCCGACGAGGAACTCAAAGCCTTCACCCACGACGGAATGCGCCTGATCCCGGTGGCGCTCAGCGCCGAAGAAGTTGAGCTTTATTACGAGGGCTTCGCCAATGCCACCCTCTGGCCGCTCTATCACGACGTCATCGCCCCGCCGGAATTTCACCGCACCTGGTGGGAGTCGTATCGCACCGTCAATCAACGCTTCGCCGATTCAGTCGCCACCTCCGCCGCGCCGGGGGCGACCGTCTGGGTCCAGGACTATCAGCTTCAACTGGTGCCGAAATATCTCAGAGAGGCCAGACCGGACCTGCGGATCGGGTTCTTCAATCACATCCCGTTCCCGCCGTTGGAAATCTACGCCCAATTGCCGTGGCGAAGAACTATCTTAGAGGGCCTGCTCGGTGCCGATCTGATCGGTTTCCAGCGGCCCAACGATGCCAGCAACTTCCTGCGCTGTGTGCGCCGTTACGTCGATGTCACGGTGAAGCAGAACGAAATTCAGCTTGACGGCCGCAGTGCCCGGGCTGAGGCGTTCCCGATCTCCATTGACACCGGACAGATCTCGGCACTAGCCGCCACCCCGGAGGTCCAACAACGTGCCAAACAAATCCGGGCAGACCTTGGCAATCCGAAAACGGTTTTGCTCGGCGTCGACCGACTCGATTACACCAAAGGAATTAGGCACCGGCTCAAAGCTTTCGGCGAATTGCTTGAGGAGGGCAGGCTCAACGTCGGTGACGTGACGCTTATCCAGGTCGCTAGTCCCAGCCGTGAGCGGGTGGAAAGCTACCGCACCCTGCGCGAGGAGGTAGAAGGCACCGTCGGGCGGGTCAACGGCACCTTCGATACTATCGAGCACACTGCCATTCGCTATCTGCACCATAGCTACCCACTCAATGAGATGGTGGCTCTCTACTTGGCTGCTGACGTCATGCTGGTCACCGCGCTGCGCGACGGAATGAACTTGGTAGCCAAGGAATATGTGGCAACTAGAGCAAATAACGACGGCGCCCTGGTACTCAGCGAGTTCACCGGAGCCGCAGATCAACTCCGGCAAGCTCTGCTGGTCAACCCTCACGATATTGACGGCCTCAAGGACTGCATCATGGCTGCTATCACTATTAGCCCTGCTGAGTCGGCGAGGAGAATGCGGCTAATGCGCCGCCAAATTCTCGATCATGACGTGGAGCGTTGGTCTCAAGAGTTCCTCCAGCAATTGCGGAACCGCTGA
- a CDS encoding DsbA family protein, with amino-acid sequence MSSQDRPKMTKAERTAAAREQARLIREAAVKKQKRNGWLIRGGVIVAALAIIAVVALIVVTTMQNNAPIADKGPVAANMNSYGGAVIGKDSKLVPPAQPAGEVDKSTVPAEPTAPPSAMTDTANIGIAATPKGKPAQVVIYLDFMCPFCNSFEKTNAAALTEMANAGTITYEYRPITILDQLSSGTNYSSRAAAAAAAVANTAPEKYQEYVSKLFANQPQENSTGLSNDQLKQYAKDLGVNIDSAVDNRTYRPQVAYTNQLALAHGLKGTPTIFVDGKVYPGNPQTNYSDFKQFVEGIIAAKK; translated from the coding sequence ATGAGTTCACAGGACCGACCGAAAATGACCAAGGCAGAACGCACGGCCGCAGCGCGAGAACAGGCGCGACTGATTCGGGAAGCAGCAGTGAAAAAGCAGAAGCGGAATGGCTGGCTCATCCGCGGTGGCGTGATTGTGGCAGCGCTCGCGATCATCGCCGTGGTCGCCTTGATCGTGGTCACCACCATGCAGAATAACGCGCCGATTGCCGATAAGGGTCCGGTGGCCGCGAATATGAACAGCTACGGCGGCGCGGTCATTGGCAAGGACAGCAAACTGGTGCCACCCGCGCAGCCTGCCGGCGAAGTAGATAAGAGCACGGTTCCGGCCGAACCGACAGCGCCGCCGTCGGCGATGACCGACACCGCCAACATTGGCATCGCGGCCACGCCGAAGGGCAAACCCGCTCAGGTCGTGATCTACCTGGACTTCATGTGCCCGTTCTGCAATAGCTTCGAGAAGACGAACGCGGCCGCGCTGACTGAGATGGCTAATGCTGGCACCATTACGTATGAGTATCGTCCGATCACCATCCTGGATCAGCTCTCCTCCGGCACGAATTACTCTTCGCGTGCAGCTGCTGCCGCCGCCGCAGTTGCCAATACTGCGCCGGAGAAGTACCAGGAATACGTTAGTAAGTTGTTCGCGAACCAGCCTCAGGAAAACAGCACCGGTCTCAGCAACGATCAGCTCAAGCAGTACGCCAAAGACCTCGGCGTGAACATTGATTCTGCGGTTGATAACCGTACTTACCGACCGCAGGTTGCCTACACCAACCAGTTGGCGCTCGCCCACGGCCTGAAGGGAACTCCGACGATCTTCGTTGACGGCAAGGTCTATCCCGGTAACCCGCAGACCAACTACTCGGACTTCAAACAGTTCGTTGAGGGCATCATCGCGGCCAAGAAGTAA